The Tessaracoccus timonensis sequence AGGGCTTGGCGCCTGGCACCGGGACCGCGTCCGCTAACCTGAGGTGTGTCTCAGCTGCCAACGAGACGACGCATCGGCGGCAGCCACGAAATCGTGGAACCGTCCGGGCCGACTAGACAATTCCTTAGGCGTGCCGGTTTCGGCGACGATAGCACCGTCCGCTAAGGGTTCGAGGAAGACCACCTGATCGGCGCTATCTATGGTGGATAGTCTGTGCGCTACCACGATCACAGTGCGGCCCTCAGATAGTTGACTGATGACGTCGCTAATCGCCGATTCATTCTCGCCGTCCAGCGCCGAGGTAATCTCGTCGAGCAGCAGTATCGGAGCATCCTTGATGAATGCCCGAGCGATTGCCACTCGTTGGCGCTCACCTCCAGACAGGCTCTGCCCGGCAGGCCCCACTTCGGTATCCCAACCGTGAGGCAGCGCCTCAATCACCCGATCAAGTCTCGCCTTGCGAGCTGCCTCTTCCAACTCGGCGTCCGTCGCATTGGGGCGGGCAATCCGCAGATTCTCCCGGATCGTGGTGTCAAACAGGTAGGTGTCCTGGAACACCATCGAGGTCAGCTCCATGATCCGCGTGGTTGGAATCTCGCGCACGTCCACCCCGCCGATGGTCACGCTACCGGCGTCGACATCCCAAAACCTTGCGGTGAGACGCAAGATCGTCGACTTCCCGGCCCCTGACGGCCCCACTAGTGCGGTGACTGCTCCCTGCGGGGCGGTGAGCGAGACATCGTCTAGGACAGGCCGGCCTGACTCGTAGGAAAACGACACTCCTCGGAATTCAATCGACGTCCCACGCGGTTCCCGTGCCTGCTCGGAATCAGGTTCGGCAAGTGGCGCGGCATCAAGGATTATTCCCATCTGGCGCAACGCCACTGCGGCGTTATCGACCTCAGATGCGTAGAGCGCGGCTTTTGTGAGCGGCAGCAGCATGCGCGCACTGACCGCCGCGATCACCAGATACGCAATCGGGTCCAGACGCGCTCCGGTCACGAACGACAGCCCCAAGGCGAGCACCACCGCGAAAGTCACGTTAGCGATGAGGTTGAATCCTTGGGCAGGTCGGCCCTTGATCCGAAGCCCGGCCAACGTCGCCTCAGAGTCGGCTTGCAGAGTCTCTTGTACGGGGTCCCACGACGTCGCGGCACCCGTGGCTCGAAGCACCGGTTGTAGCCTGGCGAACTCAATCAACCGGCCGGCTGCGGCGGCCGAGGTACGGTCTTCCATGTCATTGGCTCTGGTTGTTGCCGCCGACATTCTCCGCCACGTGAGAATAAACGGCAAGATCGACACTGCCATGACCACAGCTAACGGCCACTCAATGAATGCGGTGGCAACGAGCATCACCAACGGCACGATGAAGGCGTTGCACAGGTTCGGGATCACCATTGATGCCAGATGCGACAGGGTGTTGATCTCCTTGGATGTCGCATTAGCCACGTCCGCTTCGCGTTTGGCATTAAACCACCCAAGCGGCAGCTGCAAGACATGATCTGCTACGCGATCAATTAAGGTATCGCATACTTCATAGACGCTGATCCGATAGGAGCGGTACATCGCGAAGGTGTCGACCGTCACCGTGATCGCGCCGAGGATGGCAACGACGACGAGCCAGGTGCCAAGGGTTTCAGAGCGGGAGAATAATGCCCGAAGGAAGGGGATCATCAACGCCAGTGTGATGCCTTGTAGGACAGCGGAGAAGGCGAACCAGCCCACCAACGTACGCAACTCGGCCCTGTTGACGACCCTGATCATTAGTTTCCACATGAGCGTGTCTCTCCTTAGGCCATGTAATGGAGTTCTTGGGCCCGCCACATCTCGCTATAGGTCCCCGCTTGGTCGACCAAGTCCTCGTGCCTACCACGCTGAGTGATGTGGCCGTCCTCAATCACGAGGATCTGGTCGGCGTCTCGGATGGTGGCGAGTCGATGCGCGATGATGATCACCGTGCGCCCGGATGCCAAGGTGCTGAGCGCTTCGTGGATCGCACGCTCCGACTGGGGGTCTGCTTGCGCGGTGGCCTCGTCGAGAATCAAGATCGGCGCATCCTGCAAGTATGCTCGCGCCAGGGTGATGCGTTGCCGCTCACCGCCCGAGAGGAAGCCACCAACCTCGCCAAGCACGGTGTCATACCCCTCGGGCAGACGCATAATGCGATCGTGGATGCATGCCGCACGGGCTGCTGCCTCGACCTCGGCGCGCGTTGCCGACGGTTTCGACAGCGCGATATTGGTATGGACCGAATCGTTCGACAACGTTACGTCCTGTAGGACGATCGCGACGCGGGAAAGTAGCCACGAAAAACTCGCCTCGCGCACATCCACACCGCTGATGCGTACCACGCCATCATTGACGTCGTAAAAGCGCGCAATCAGCCGGGCCAGTGTGGACTTCCCTCCGCCCGACGGGCCCACCAGAGCCGTGACCGTTCCGGGCTCAGCCGTAAAGGAGACACCGTGCACAACGGGCACGTCAGGCTCGTAGGAGAAGGAAACCTCACAGACCTCAACTTGGCCGGGGTTTGGGCCCTCTTCTTGGGTGCGGCTGCCTTCGGGCATGGGTTTCTCGGAAAGCAGCTCTGCCGTGGTGCGAGCCGCCAGCTGCGACTCATAGATATGCTGCATCAGACCGACTAGCACCGTGAACCCCTCCGGGATGCCGGGAGCGATCAGGAAGAATGGCAGCGTCGCCGACAGCGTGCTCCAATCCTGCGCGACGAATAGCGCCGCCAGTAACGCGACCGTGACGAAGACCGTGGCTGGACGCAGTAGCGAACCGAGCAGACTAATCGCTCTGCCGGAGCGACGAACCCAGTCGAAGGAGATGGCAGAAAATTGCTGGCGGGCGGCGTTAAAGCGCGTTCGGGTCGCATCGGTGGCCTGGAAATTCTTGATCTCCTTAATGCCCTCAAGCATTTCGACGGTGGCTGCGGCCAGTGCGGTCTGGGCATGTCCGAATCGCTCGGTGATATCGCTATAGCCGCGCATGGTCGTGCTGACGATGATCATGATCGCTACGGCCCACGTTCCAAAGAGCGCGAGCGCCAGTCGCCAATCGACCCACACGAGATACCCGAGGCCTACGACCATCGAGACTACGGCGTTGGTGACATCACCGGGAACATGCGCAACGAGAGTATGGATGGCTGCGGTATCGTCACACACCATCTTGCGGATGGCCCCGTGCGGCACCTGCGAGACCCTACCCAAGGGCAAACTGCCCAGCGCTTGGACCACATTGCCGCGCAACCGATGTCGGAGCTTGGCTTCTGCCTCGTGGGTGACACCCAATCCAAACAGGTAGAGCAATTGGCCCACGAACAGCGAAAGCACCGCTATCACGGCCCAAACCCACGGCTTTCCGGTCCAGCCGGTGCGCACCTGCCCGTCAAGCCAGATCGCGGCCATGTTGTGTAAGGCGACGAACGGCACCAGCGTGACGATAGCGCCTAAGGCTGTGAGGACTGCGGAAAGGACCATCGCGCCCTTGGCCGGGCGGATTAGTGCGGCGACGGAAATACTCACATCGGGCTCCTGTCGAGTCGAGTCTTTCGAAACGTTCATTGGCGCCACCACCACAGCAACGCAGTAACGGCCCAAAGGAGGCCCACCAGGCACCAATCTCGCACCTGCCACGGTGTGTGTTGGAGTTCCGTGCGCCGCGGATAGGCGCTAAAGCCACGTGAATCCATCGACAGGGCAACCCGTTCGCCGTGCTGGACGGCGAGGATCGCCAGCGGCACGAGGGAACCCACCCATCGAATTGCGGGCGCTAACGGCCCCCATGATGCCCCAATACCCCGCAATGCCCGCGCTGTGCGCAACAGCTGGAAATCTTGCCGGAA is a genomic window containing:
- a CDS encoding ABC transporter ATP-binding protein, which gives rise to MIRVVNRAELRTLVGWFAFSAVLQGITLALMIPFLRALFSRSETLGTWLVVVAILGAITVTVDTFAMYRSYRISVYEVCDTLIDRVADHVLQLPLGWFNAKREADVANATSKEINTLSHLASMVIPNLCNAFIVPLVMLVATAFIEWPLAVVMAVSILPFILTWRRMSAATTRANDMEDRTSAAAAGRLIEFARLQPVLRATGAATSWDPVQETLQADSEATLAGLRIKGRPAQGFNLIANVTFAVVLALGLSFVTGARLDPIAYLVIAAVSARMLLPLTKAALYASEVDNAAVALRQMGIILDAAPLAEPDSEQAREPRGTSIEFRGVSFSYESGRPVLDDVSLTAPQGAVTALVGPSGAGKSTILRLTARFWDVDAGSVTIGGVDVREIPTTRIMELTSMVFQDTYLFDTTIRENLRIARPNATDAELEEAARKARLDRVIEALPHGWDTEVGPAGQSLSGGERQRVAIARAFIKDAPILLLDEITSALDGENESAISDVISQLSEGRTVIVVAHRLSTIDSADQVVFLEPLADGAIVAETGTPKELSSRPGRFHDFVAAADASSRWQLRHTSG
- a CDS encoding ABC transporter ATP-binding protein — encoded protein: MSISVAALIRPAKGAMVLSAVLTALGAIVTLVPFVALHNMAAIWLDGQVRTGWTGKPWVWAVIAVLSLFVGQLLYLFGLGVTHEAEAKLRHRLRGNVVQALGSLPLGRVSQVPHGAIRKMVCDDTAAIHTLVAHVPGDVTNAVVSMVVGLGYLVWVDWRLALALFGTWAVAIMIIVSTTMRGYSDITERFGHAQTALAAATVEMLEGIKEIKNFQATDATRTRFNAARQQFSAISFDWVRRSGRAISLLGSLLRPATVFVTVALLAALFVAQDWSTLSATLPFFLIAPGIPEGFTVLVGLMQHIYESQLAARTTAELLSEKPMPEGSRTQEEGPNPGQVEVCEVSFSYEPDVPVVHGVSFTAEPGTVTALVGPSGGGKSTLARLIARFYDVNDGVVRISGVDVREASFSWLLSRVAIVLQDVTLSNDSVHTNIALSKPSATRAEVEAAARAACIHDRIMRLPEGYDTVLGEVGGFLSGGERQRITLARAYLQDAPILILDEATAQADPQSERAIHEALSTLASGRTVIIIAHRLATIRDADQILVIEDGHITQRGRHEDLVDQAGTYSEMWRAQELHYMA